The genome window CGAAGTCTTGGCACAAGGTTGAATCAAGAACTTCAGATCAGAATTTGCAGATGGCTGAGAATTCAAGAATAAGCCCAAAAGGGGTAAATCCTCGAGTCGTAACGTGAACCAGATGTTTCAAGCCTGGTACCGATAATCAGTCGATCGACCATAATTCGAGACTCCCGCCACGGCAAAACCCCCTAACCAAAGCTTGTTCGAGGCTTCCGGTATGTGGGATGAAGTGACGGAACCACTGTCGACGAAAGAAGAACCGTTGTTTTGTGAAACAAGTCTCGGTCGATGCATAGCAAAGCGTTTTGGATGAAACTCACAACAACGGCAAACGCCGTATCCTCTTGTGTCATAATGTCAttgttcatcatcgtcagGGGCAGTGGAGAAGATAATCAGGGCGGCAGTTGAGCCAGCGCCAGGGCGACCACAAACTGGGAAGCTCTATTTTTGTCGAGACTGTCGATCGGTTTGTCTTGTCACGGGAATCCAACACTCATTGGTTGGGGAGTGGCGAAAAAAAACAAACCAGGTTTGAGGCTTGGATGTCAACACAGATCCGTTCCGTACGGATACTAGCAGCACTGTAAACGCCGAAGATTACTCGGTGCCTTCAACATCTAGAGCCGGCGACGGCATAACGGCGTTATTAACACCCGATGTCATTCATTGTGGCACGACGGAGACCACCAGAGAAGATGAGTGGTTCAAACCATCTCAATAACGACGACCACACAGCCTCATGGGTGCCCGCTGATGTTACTGTGTGGGTTTACACGATTATAGCAGCGTGGCACAGTAAAAAAATAGGGAGCAAACAGGAATAAAGAGCGAGCAATGAGAGATGGAGCAGCCAGTGGGATGGACTCGGGGACTCTTCAGGCTTCTGAAATGGACTGTGCTCGCGGTGGTGGGATTTTGGGATATGAAGGCGGTGGCAGTGCAATCGACAGATGatattgatggtgatggtcATCCCCGCAATGTCTTTACGGTAAGGCAAGACCTTGTCTGTTCATTTCTTATTGAAATGAGCAAAGAATCGAGGGAAATGAATCATATCAGCGATTCCTCCCTGATGATCTGAGTTGGCAATGCATCGCTTGAGGAAAAGTAGCTGCATCTATACTTAAGCATCGTAATAGTGGACTCTAGAAGCAGGAGACAAGCTTTGGAAAGCATACCAGCCAGTGTAAGGGCACAATTCTATTGTTTTGTACAGCCACGCTCGGGTCGGACGGAACACAAGTTTCACTACCCGCCCACGCTGATCAGTGAATTGGCTGGTGTTTGTTGTTTACTGCGCTCCAGTCTGCAGAGTTCACACATCAGTGGTCAGAGGCTTCTTGTAGCAAGCCGCTGATGAGCATTCCAGCCATGATAACCGATAGCAATGGGCTGCCGCTTTGCCGTCCGGTTGGAGCAGCCGCCGGGATTAACGGTGACGATGAGATTGATCTTCTCTTATCACATTGAACCATACCAGAGCTATTGGGCGGAGGAATTATTTAGCCGTGCCTTTGTCTGCATCAAGCTTGATAACCTCAAACAGGAGGGGACGTTGGTATTCAGACGCAGGCAGACGAATAATCAACCTGAGGCTTGACCAGATTAAGACCAGGCCACGAAGCCTCAGAGGATGAGAGACGTAAGCTCGTAGCTGCATCTGCAGGTGAAGTCGATGATGGACCAGAAATGCATACGAAAAAGCGCAGCCAAAGACGAGCCATGAGACTCTGAGGAACCAAAAAGACCAGCGCAATGCCTCCATCATGGGCTTTTTGGCACCAAGCCTGTCCCAAAGGGGCAGTTGAGCGTCGTCATCCTCAGGCCGCAGACGTCTCTGCTCGTTCGTTTCGCTCTCTTCTTGGAGCTAGACTCCCGCACCTTGTTCGCTTCGCACCCCTCGGAGGGCGAAACAGGGATACGCTCGCTACTGTCTCTGAGAGGCTCGGTCGTCAGAGGCTCATCCTGATTGGCCTCAATCGCCAAGGCGCTGCCCCAATGAGTTATCCACCTCCTTGGCCCTTGGCTTCCACCCATGGCTTGCACAACCCAAGAAAAGAGCTGACGCGTCCTCACTCCTCTCTCTCTCACTAGTCGGATTCCCGGCCGCCGATCTATCCCTGCTCCCTGGTCAGCCCTGACAACGGCCAGCGTTACCTGACAGAGAGACCTGGATCTAGCGGTTCATAGCGCTCGAATGGAATCAATTCAGGGGCCGAGTCCCTGAAGTTGGGGGCCTTGAGCATGTTTATAGTGGATTCTCCAAGTGGGCTTCAGTGGCTTTcaccagcttcttcctccctgACACGCCGGGGATCTTGTTGTCGGACCCGGCGGGTACGTACCGCCGACCAAGGCACCCACCCCATTCATAGAACACGGTCCCTCCCCAGTTCCCGATTGTCTGCCTGGTTCCATCTTTCCCCTTCTCAACTTCCAAACGTTCGCTTCTGTTACAGAACTTCCATCTCTCAACAACTGTTACTTTTCAACGATCTTCTAAACAAGATAACACAACAGACCAAATCTATCCCGACAATACTCGAGTCATCCACTTGTCATCATTTGGGCGACGAATTCAATCTCTCACTCATCAAAGACTACATCCTCCGGTATCGCCGAACTGATACAACAATATGTCGGGTCCTGGCCAGAATAACGTCGATATCGACGCTCTCCTCGATCTTACCGAGTACGACAACTTCCAGTCTCCTGCTACTTCAGTATCACCATCAGGAACATCAAAGGCTACCTTCGCAAGCCCTATCTCAGCCGCTGTCGCTGCTCCCGCCACCACAACCGCCCAGAGCCTGAGCGGTCCCAGTCACAACTATGACATGTACCGACAACAGACCGGCTTTGTGCCCGGTGCTATTGCCAACACCATGGCTGTTAACCAGACAAACAACACTGGCTACCAAGACTTCCGCAATATCGACTACCTAACCACCTTCAGCCCCGAGGCTGATCTGTTTGATTTCAACACATCTCCTTCGCAGGCTACTTTGGGTGCTTCGGATATCGATATGGACTTTGAGTCGCAGACCGAGACACAACAGTTTTTCACTGTCGACCCTAGCAGCATTGAGCAAGAGAACGCTGGTCTTCCTTCACCACCCGTTCTGCCTACACAGAACAACGGCCGTCTCTGGCCTGGTGCTCACTCCCAAGCCGCTCTTGCCAAggctcagcaacaacaacgacagcagcagcagatcattcagcaacaacagcaggCTCAGCGCCAGGCATCGCAGCCCAAGTCTCGTGGCAAGGCCCCTCAGCCTACCGACCCTATTGTTGAGCAGAAGATTACTCAGCTCCTGAACTCTATGCGAGCCAAGCCCTCAATGCCCGAGAGCCAGGCTACCAGCCCCATGGCCAACCTTCCCCGATCCAAgaaggacgaagaggagatggatgaggatgagcgCCTCCTGGCTAGCGAGGAGGGTAAGAAGCTCAGCAGCAAGGAACGACGACAGCTTCGCAACAAGGTCTCCGCCCGTGCTTTCCGTTCCCGCAGAAAGGGTAAGTTTACTCCGTCACGATTAATTGAAATAAGGTGCTAACCATGTCTCAGAATACATCACTCAGCTTGAGACTGAGATTGCCAACAAGGTCAGTGAGAACGGTGACCTCCGAGCTCAGAACCGAGCTCTCGTGGACGAGAACAAGCGTCTGACCGACCTCACCCGCATGCTTCTCTCTTCGCCTTCtttctccaacttcttggACAACCTCAGCAGCAACCCTACCGCTGTTCAGCATACTCCTCAGCTCAAGGTCGAGCCTCAACCCGAGCAGCGACAGGTGCCCAAGGACATCAACCCCTACAACACTCAGCAGTCTTCTCAGCACCAGATTGGTATGGCCATGATCCCTGAGCAGAACATGGACTTCTCCATGCTCACCCTTGATGGCTCTTTCAACTTCCAGCCTCAAGTCTTTGTCGTCGACACTCCTGAGCTTCCTGATGCTATTGACGCTTCTGTTCTCTCTGGCAAGACCTCCAACTTTGCTGAGCCCATCTTCGactctgaggaggagaagcttgaggtgCCCGCCATTGAGCGCCCAGTTGAGAAGCCCGAGGTTTCTGAGCCTGTTGATGCCGCTCCCATCGATCTTGAGTTTGAGTCTGACCCTGAATTCGCCCTGTTCCACACTGAAACCgctaccaccaccactgaGCAACCCAAGGAGTTTGATACCGAGGGCCTGTCACATGTTGACATCTTTGGCGGTGTTGAGTCCGAAAAGGTCCTTGCCCGTCTCGAACTTGTCGATGCCGGTGAGGAAGAATGTATCGCTGCTCTGGCTATGGCTCGCGTGCAACGTATCAGCGCCAGCTGTGATGCTGTTACAACAAGGTTAGAACTACTTACCATGGACCTGTAAAGAGTGGTTTAATGGACTGTGGGGGACGGGAAAAGGACATGCACTAAGCGCTTCATTACTTTCTTATTTGTAACTTTTGGGATTCCCAGCGGACTGGGATGGGTTTAGGCGTTCCTGGCACAAAGGATGAATCGCCCATGCGAGGTTTTGTCGCATTATCTATTTTGTTTGTATCTCATACTCGGAACGATTGATGACACGGGAAAGTTGTGTATAGTTAGATAGAAAGGCCTACCGCCGCTCGATATCACAAATTAAACATTGAAGGCCATGATCTGTCCTATTTCTACGTGATGTACATTGCTTTGCATACCCTCTTGCCTCTCTGAGGTTACATTAGCGCTGACCTACTGTCTGTAAAGACTGCCTGCATGGATCTCCGCAAAAGAACCATGACGAGTGGCTGTGTTGGATGCCAGTAACCGTTCGTTGGCTCTATTAAGTACCGTATCATTCCGTTTCTGGTTCAGTGATAATTGCAATGTCCCCTAAGTCTATATCTCCAGTTCGACTAATGAGTCGACGTGCTTTTCGAAAAAGAGCTCATGCTAGTGATTTGACGATCTACAAAGAAACTAATTCCACGCCGTCGGTCGAGGTTTCGCGAAAGCGATCTAAAAGAACTGGGCCTTCAAGTTTCGGTCTGCATAACATttctcaccatcaacgtTCAGCGCCTCATTCTAGGTATCTTTTCACCAATAAGGCTCATTGCTCGACTGTGTCTTTATTATCATCCATGGCCGATGTCGTCCAGCCATCAGAACCGTCAGCTCTACAGACATACACCTATATACCATTCACGAATAACTTTACAATCCGCATTCTCACTCTTGAGCCTGGTACGGGTAATGACCCATTAGTCGGTCATCTCGGTTTCGAGAATCTTGATCTCAACCCACAATATGAAGCCATCTCATATTGCTGGGGCACAGGTGGTCGATCCTCTGAGATTATATGCGATGGGAAACCGCTGCCATTAACGGAGAGCATTGAGGGTGCTCTCCGTCGGATGAGACATGCAACTACACAGCGACGCTTATGGGCGGATCAAGTCTGCATCAACCAGGATGATATTGCCGAACGAAGTCAGCAAGTCAGTCTGATGAATGCTATTTACAAGGGAGCGAAGCACGTCTTGGTATGGCTCGGAGAAGACAAAGTAGGGCATGGGCAGGCGGCGATGGAGATGGTTCACTACCTCCATGGAGTGTTTAATAATGAGGAGCTGCATAATGAATTCAAAAGAGCTCATTCGGAAGATTTATTGAGTCAGGATAGGAAACCTTGGGTGCCGTTCTCAAATCTATCGAGGCTGCCATGGGTGAGTTTTATGAGAGACTCTGAAATGCCTTATACTGACGAGAATAGTTTAATCGTATATGGATTGTTCAAGAAATAGGAACAGCAGCTCCGGCAACTCTCTGCTGGGGCGATGCAGAGATCGACTGGGAGATCCTATCGTCAGTTGCAGGCATCTTGAATACGACCTATCACTTCTTACGCTCACGGTTCGCCGTCTTTACACCTAACATCCGATACTTATATCAACGCTTCGTTGAGCCAGAGGAGGCATACGATGTCAACCATAACCGCGCAGCCTTCATATACGAACTTCATCGCGCAAGGCATCTCTTGTCCAAAGACCCTCGAGACCATGTCTATGCTTTTCTCGGCCACTTCTCCATTCACACCGGTAGTTCAAGCCTTGCAGAGCTGGTGGCGGATTATAGCAGATCGATAGAAGATATCTATTACGATGTAGCAGTCAGAGAACTCTCTGGGTGCGAATCACTTCTGCTTTTGTCTGCTTGTCATGCTATACCAGCTACATACAAGAAACGAATTATGGAGAGGGGAGATGTACCAACTTGGGTTCCAGACTGGCGCGTTGTGCCTTTACATCTCATGGGTACACCTGTGACTCCTCATAGAGCATCAGGGGAGTATCGGCCGCAATTATACATCGACGAAGAAACAAGAGTTCTTCACATCTACGGTGTTCGCTTAGATCGTATCCGTCGACCATCATGGATATTCTGGAACAACGCTTTCCACTTCCGTCGCAATAACCCTTTTCGCCTCCCCATCGAGGGTTTATGGCGAGATATCAGTGGTCGAAACCAACCCTTCAACCTACGACAACGCTATCGAAACGGCGAGTCAGCTTTCTTCGCCCTTGTGCAAACACTCACAAACGCGTGTATCGGAGCAGATCGCTCACGGCCGTATGAGAGTATTCCCAAGGATGAGTGGCTCGCCAACGGCGCAGCGTATCTTGTCCGCGCACTAGATAAACCCGGTGCTGTTTCACCAGAGATACAAGAGCTTGCGCAGACGGGAGACGGGTTCAAGTGGAGCCATGAAGCAACGCTTGTTACGCGGTATCGAGGTTTTGCGATAACTTTTGGGGGATGGTTTGTTGTTGGGCCGGATATTATGCAAGCTGGAGATGTGGTTGTTGTGTTGTATGGAGGTAGAACACCGTTCTTGCTAAGAAGAAAGGATGACGGGACGTGGATACTTGTCGGGGAGTGTTATGTTCATGGGATGATGAATGGGGAGGTTTTTGACCTTGATGgggttgaagaggaggagtTTGCTATTGTGTGAGGCGTGTGGGATATAGATACCCCTTGGATAAACATCCATTATCTGTCATTTTACTAAACCAAGATGTCTAGAGATCATTATTTCAACGACAATCGTGATATTATTCTTAACATCCAACCATTCACTCGTCATGCAATGTTCAAACTCAGTCTATGTTCAAGTGATAGTCTCAGTTCAGTCAATTTGGA of Fusarium oxysporum Fo47 chromosome I, complete sequence contains these proteins:
- a CDS encoding heterokaryon incompatibility protein-domain-containing protein, translating into MSPKSISPVRLMSRRAFRKRAHASDLTIYKETNSTPSVEVSRKRSKRTGPSSFGLHNISHHQRSAPHSRYLFTNKAHCSTVSLLSSMADVVQPSEPSALQTYTYIPFTNNFTIRILTLEPGTGNDPLVGHLGFENLDLNPQYEAISYCWGTGGRSSEIICDGKPLPLTESIEGALRRMRHATTQRRLWADQVCINQDDIAERSQQVSLMNAIYKGAKHVLVWLGEDKVGHGQAAMEMVHYLHGVFNNEELHNEFKRAHSEDLLSQDRKPWVPFSNLSRLPWFNRIWIVQEIGTAAPATLCWGDAEIDWEILSSVAGILNTTYHFLRSRFAVFTPNIRYLYQRFVEPEEAYDVNHNRAAFIYELHRARHLLSKDPRDHVYAFLGHFSIHTGSSSLAELVADYSRSIEDIYYDVAVRELSGCESLLLLSACHAIPATYKKRIMERGDVPTWVPDWRVVPLHLMGTPVTPHRASGEYRPQLYIDEETRVLHIYGVRLDRIRRPSWIFWNNAFHFRRNNPFRLPIEGLWRDISGRNQPFNLRQRYRNGESAFFALVQTLTNACIGADRSRPYESIPKDEWLANGAAYLVRALDKPGAVSPEIQELAQTGDGFKWSHEATLVTRYRGFAITFGGWFVVGPDIMQAGDVVVVLYGGRTPFLLRRKDDGTWILVGECYVHGMMNGEVFDLDGVEEEEFAIV